From the genome of Staphylococcus haemolyticus, one region includes:
- a CDS encoding ISL3-like element ISSha1 family transposase: MCKSILNTLRIKDKNLNFSDEVIEKKHKGRMSLFYYAELTYQPTHCENCSTKNENFSIVKNGKKTSTITLLKIMEMPAYLELQKQRFYCKSCDSHFTAKSNIVDAHCFISNKTKLAVLDKAQEYRSQKSIAKSCLVSSMTVSRVINQAASDVGQSSFDALPEHLMMDEFKSVKNVIGKMSFIYADAVSHRIVDVVADRKLKSLKDHFYRYSLKLRQKVKTVTIDMYEPYMSLIKQLFPNAKIIIDRFHIVQSLNRALNMSRVHVMNCYRTSNRPLYNKYKSYWKLFLKPFETLEAFNYHKVHLFKEWKTEKGIINYLLGVDVELFNTYHYVHELRRLLKENQIEKFNHKLFSIHLSDVCPKLRPVIRTLRRLATFIENTMTYSNLTNGPLEGINNKIKLIKRVSFGYRNYDNLRNRIIITSRLFVSTTKKEIKQLKVA; the protein is encoded by the coding sequence ATGTGTAAGTCTATATTAAATACATTAAGAATTAAAGATAAAAATCTAAATTTTTCAGATGAAGTGATTGAGAAAAAACATAAAGGACGAATGAGCTTGTTTTACTATGCCGAGCTCACTTATCAACCTACACATTGTGAAAATTGTTCAACTAAAAATGAAAATTTCTCAATAGTAAAAAATGGTAAGAAAACCTCAACGATTACTTTACTTAAAATTATGGAAATGCCCGCTTATTTAGAACTTCAAAAACAAAGATTTTATTGTAAATCATGTGACAGTCATTTTACTGCTAAATCTAATATTGTCGACGCTCATTGCTTTATTTCTAATAAAACAAAACTTGCAGTTTTAGATAAAGCACAAGAATACCGCTCTCAAAAATCTATCGCTAAGTCATGCTTAGTATCATCAATGACTGTGTCTAGAGTGATTAATCAAGCGGCAAGCGACGTAGGTCAGTCTTCTTTTGATGCTTTACCTGAACACTTAATGATGGACGAATTTAAAAGTGTTAAAAATGTTATCGGAAAAATGAGTTTTATTTATGCAGATGCTGTATCGCACCGCATCGTAGATGTGGTAGCGGATCGTAAGTTAAAATCGCTAAAAGATCATTTTTATCGCTATTCTTTGAAACTCAGACAAAAAGTCAAAACAGTCACGATTGATATGTATGAACCATATATGTCACTAATCAAACAATTATTTCCTAACGCGAAGATTATTATTGATCGTTTTCATATTGTTCAATCTTTAAATCGAGCGTTAAATATGTCTAGAGTTCATGTAATGAATTGTTATAGAACCTCTAATAGACCGCTTTATAATAAATATAAAAGTTATTGGAAACTATTTCTTAAACCTTTTGAAACGCTAGAAGCATTTAATTATCATAAAGTCCATTTATTTAAAGAGTGGAAAACCGAAAAAGGCATTATAAATTACTTATTAGGTGTAGATGTAGAACTATTTAATACATATCACTACGTTCATGAGCTAAGAAGATTATTAAAAGAAAATCAAATAGAGAAATTTAATCATAAACTCTTTTCTATTCATCTTTCAGATGTGTGTCCTAAATTACGCCCAGTCATTAGAACTTTAAGACGATTAGCTACTTTCATTGAAAATACTATGACATATTCTAACCTGACCAACGGTCCGTTAGAAGGAATTAATAATAAAATCAAACTCATTAAAAGGGTATCTTTTGGTTATAGAAATTATGATAATTTACGTAATCGAATTATTATAACTTCGCGACTATTTGTCTCAACAACAAAAAAAGAGATTAAACAACTTAAAGTTGCTTAA
- a CDS encoding HD domain-containing protein: MDVTRQIELAHRYMKDFHKSDYSGHDVAHVERVTSLAQTISKCEQQGEYLIITLSALLHDVIDDKLTNKANALDCLKTFLKNIRVSSDQQQKIIYIIQHLSYRNGQNNHVDLPIEGQIVRDADRLDAIGAIGIARAFQFSGHFNEPMWTESPHSDIPNIETITNLEPSAIRHFYDKLLKLKDLMHTETGRKLARERHAFMEQFLNQFYKEWHI, from the coding sequence ATGGATGTAACACGACAAATAGAATTAGCGCATAGATATATGAAAGATTTTCATAAAAGTGATTATTCTGGTCATGATGTTGCACATGTAGAACGTGTAACGTCACTAGCTCAAACAATCTCTAAATGCGAGCAACAAGGAGAATATTTAATTATCACATTATCTGCATTACTTCATGATGTCATTGATGATAAGTTAACAAATAAAGCCAATGCTTTAGATTGTTTAAAAACATTTTTAAAGAACATTCGCGTATCTTCTGATCAACAACAAAAGATTATTTACATCATTCAACATTTAAGTTATAGAAATGGACAAAATAATCATGTAGACCTTCCAATTGAAGGACAAATTGTTAGAGATGCAGATCGACTAGATGCGATTGGTGCTATTGGTATTGCTAGAGCATTTCAATTTTCAGGCCATTTTAATGAGCCAATGTGGACAGAATCACCACATAGTGACATACCTAATATTGAAACGATTACTAATTTAGAACCTTCCGCTATACGTCACTTTTATGATAAATTATTAAAATTAAAAGATTTAATGCATACTGAAACTGGTCGAAAATTAGCTAGAGAAAGACATGCGTTTATGGAACAGTTTTTAAATCAATTTTATAAAGAATGGCATATATAA
- the cls gene encoding cardiolipin synthase, which yields MVEIYSMSFTHSSLIINIILIAAFILNLIFAFVIIFMERRSAGSIWAWLLVLVFLPIIGFILYLLLGRQIQRNRIFKLKKEDRKGLAMIVDEQIEALESDDFSKGNHQIVKFKEMVRMLLFNNAAFLTTDNQTKIYTDGHAKFDALLSDIKNAKDYIHIQYYIFKSDELGHRILSALEDKLDEGLEVKMLYDDMGSRTLRKKDLKHFRQKGGHVESFFPSKLPLINLRMNNRNHRKIVIIDGKIGYVGGFNVGDEYLGKDKKFGYWRDTHLRLEGDSVNALELRFILDWNSQSNRDSIEYEDRYFPDVDSGGTIGVQIASSGPDEDWEQIKYGYLKMISSAKQSIYIQSPYFIPDQAFIDAIKIAALGGVEVNIMIPNKPDHPFVYWATLKNAASLLSAGVKIYHYDNGFLHSKTLIIDDEIASVGTANMDNRSFTLNFEVNAFIYDEAIAAQLKEAFIQDMKVSYRLTEDLYNKRSLWIKFKEGISQLLSPIL from the coding sequence ATGGTAGAAATATACTCAATGTCTTTCACGCATTCCTCATTGATTATTAATATCATTTTAATTGCTGCCTTTATATTAAACTTAATTTTTGCGTTTGTTATTATCTTTATGGAGCGCCGTAGTGCTGGTTCAATATGGGCTTGGCTACTTGTTTTAGTATTTTTACCAATTATAGGGTTTATTTTATATTTACTATTAGGACGCCAAATTCAACGCAATCGTATTTTTAAATTGAAAAAAGAAGACCGTAAAGGCCTTGCTATGATTGTCGATGAACAAATTGAAGCATTAGAAAGCGACGATTTCTCAAAAGGTAATCATCAAATTGTTAAGTTTAAAGAAATGGTACGCATGTTACTTTTTAACAATGCTGCATTCCTTACTACTGATAATCAAACCAAGATTTATACTGATGGCCATGCAAAATTTGATGCATTATTAAGTGATATTAAAAATGCAAAAGATTATATACATATTCAATACTATATTTTCAAAAGTGATGAATTAGGTCATCGAATTCTCTCAGCACTTGAGGATAAACTTGATGAGGGCTTAGAAGTTAAAATGTTATACGATGATATGGGATCAAGAACTCTAAGAAAAAAAGATTTAAAACACTTTCGTCAAAAAGGTGGACATGTTGAATCTTTCTTTCCTTCTAAACTCCCACTTATAAACCTACGTATGAATAACCGAAACCATAGAAAAATAGTTATTATTGACGGTAAAATTGGTTATGTTGGTGGTTTTAATGTAGGCGACGAATATTTAGGTAAAGATAAAAAATTTGGATATTGGCGAGACACTCATTTGCGATTAGAAGGAGATTCTGTAAACGCACTTGAACTGAGATTTATATTAGATTGGAACTCACAATCAAACCGTGATTCAATCGAATATGAAGATCGCTATTTTCCTGATGTAGACTCTGGTGGAACAATAGGTGTACAAATTGCCTCAAGTGGTCCTGATGAAGATTGGGAGCAAATCAAATATGGTTATTTGAAAATGATTTCTTCAGCTAAACAATCTATTTATATTCAATCACCCTATTTTATTCCTGATCAAGCCTTCATTGATGCAATTAAAATAGCAGCTTTAGGTGGTGTAGAGGTCAATATCATGATTCCTAATAAACCTGATCATCCTTTTGTTTATTGGGCTACCTTAAAAAACGCAGCTTCTCTATTATCAGCTGGCGTGAAAATCTATCATTATGATAATGGTTTCTTACACTCCAAAACATTAATTATTGATGATGAAATTGCTTCAGTAGGTACTGCCAACATGGATAATCGTAGTTTTACATTGAACTTTGAAGTAAACGCATTCATCTATGATGAAGCAATTGCAGCGCAACTAAAAGAAGCATTTATTCAAGATATGAAAGTATCTTACCGACTCACTGAAGACTTATATAATAAACGAAGCCTGTGGATTAAATTTAAAGAAGGTATATCTCAATTACTTTCACCTATTCTATAG
- the csoR gene encoding copper-sensing transcriptional repressor CsoR produces the protein MIVLLERVTTLNNHENAHHSDQIKMNLKSRLNRIEGQVRAINRMIEEDVYCDDVLTQIRATRSALNSVATKLLDHHMKSCIMDKVNNGAQEEAMEELLVTFQKLMKD, from the coding sequence ATGATAGTACTATTAGAAAGGGTGACGACCTTGAATAATCATGAAAATGCACATCATTCCGATCAAATTAAAATGAATTTAAAATCAAGACTTAATCGTATTGAAGGGCAAGTTAGAGCGATTAATCGCATGATTGAAGAAGATGTATACTGTGATGACGTGCTAACTCAAATTAGAGCTACAAGATCAGCTTTAAATAGTGTGGCCACTAAGTTGCTAGATCATCATATGAAAAGCTGTATCATGGATAAAGTGAATAACGGCGCTCAAGAAGAAGCGATGGAAGAATTGTTAGTGACTTTTCAAAAATTAATGAAAGATTAG
- the csoZ gene encoding putative copper chaperone CsoZ has product MNFSEIRISELNTEEQANSLQHRLEKMIGVDEVIVELNDQLVKISYETPTNLNSIEKEIYDDGYKVLG; this is encoded by the coding sequence ATGAACTTTAGTGAAATTAGAATTAGTGAATTAAATACTGAAGAGCAAGCTAATTCACTCCAACATAGACTTGAGAAGATGATAGGTGTAGATGAAGTAATTGTAGAACTAAATGACCAATTAGTTAAAATTTCTTATGAAACACCTACGAATTTAAATAGTATTGAAAAAGAAATTTATGATGATGGTTATAAGGTATTAGGTTGA
- a CDS encoding Lmo0850 family protein, with product MSNSDKLQNVVKLLSSLGVNINKTKSRLDIINTLPATTPVRQELK from the coding sequence ATGAGTAATTCGGATAAATTGCAAAATGTTGTTAAATTATTATCGTCATTAGGTGTGAATATTAATAAAACTAAATCTCGTTTAGACATTATTAATACATTGCCAGCTACAACACCTGTGCGCCAAGAACTTAAATAG
- a CDS encoding FtsW/RodA/SpoVE family cell cycle protein: MKYSSRQQPSKHWLRKIDWILVALLTILAIISVTTISSAMGGGQYSANFSIRQIIYYILGAIIALVIMLISPKKIRNNTYILYFIFCVLLIGLLILPETSITPIINGAKSWYSFGPVSIQPSEFMKVILILALAKSVSNHNRFTFNKSFQTDLVLFFKIIGISIVPMALILLQNDLGTTLVICAIIIGIMLVSGITWRILAPLFIVAFVFGGTIILAIIYKPTLIESLLGVKMYQMGRINSWLDPYSYSAGDGYHLTESLKAIGSGQLFGKGFNHGEVYIPENHTDFIFSVVGEEMGFIGAVVLLLIFLALIFHLIRLATKVESPFSKIFIIGYVSLLVFHILQNIGMTIQLLPITGIPLPFISYGGSSLWSLMVGIGVVLSIHFHQRQTMPNKEESGT; this comes from the coding sequence ATGAAATATTCATCCCGTCAACAGCCTTCAAAACATTGGCTACGTAAGATAGACTGGATACTTGTAGCATTATTAACCATACTTGCCATTATAAGTGTTACTACGATTAGTTCAGCTATGGGTGGAGGACAATATAGTGCAAACTTTAGTATTCGCCAAATCATATATTACATATTAGGTGCTATTATCGCATTAGTTATTATGCTTATTTCACCTAAAAAGATTAGAAATAATACATATATTCTTTATTTTATCTTTTGTGTACTACTTATCGGTTTACTCATATTACCTGAAACATCTATTACACCAATCATTAATGGTGCTAAAAGTTGGTATTCATTTGGACCAGTAAGTATTCAACCCTCAGAATTTATGAAGGTCATCTTAATTCTAGCATTAGCAAAGAGCGTTTCTAACCATAATCGTTTTACTTTTAATAAATCTTTTCAAACTGATTTAGTCTTGTTCTTTAAAATCATAGGAATTTCAATAGTTCCAATGGCTTTAATCTTATTACAAAATGACTTAGGTACAACGCTTGTGATTTGCGCTATTATTATCGGTATAATGTTAGTTAGCGGTATTACATGGAGAATTTTAGCACCATTATTTATAGTCGCTTTTGTTTTTGGAGGAACTATTATATTAGCTATCATTTATAAACCAACGTTAATTGAGAGCCTTCTAGGTGTGAAAATGTATCAAATGGGACGAATTAATTCTTGGTTGGATCCATATTCATATAGTGCTGGAGACGGTTATCACTTAACAGAATCTTTAAAAGCGATTGGGTCTGGTCAATTATTCGGTAAAGGATTTAATCATGGTGAGGTTTACATTCCTGAAAATCATACAGATTTTATATTCTCAGTAGTTGGAGAAGAAATGGGATTTATAGGCGCTGTAGTTTTACTACTCATCTTTTTAGCATTGATTTTTCATTTAATTCGACTTGCTACGAAAGTTGAATCTCCATTCAGCAAAATATTTATCATAGGCTATGTATCACTACTTGTTTTCCATATATTACAAAATATAGGTATGACAATCCAATTACTACCTATTACCGGAATTCCACTACCATTTATTAGTTATGGCGGTAGTTCACTATGGAGTTTAATGGTTGGTATAGGTGTCGTCTTATCTATACATTTCCATCAAAGACAAACAATGCCTAATAAAGAAGAGTCCGGGACATAA
- a CDS encoding D-alanine--D-alanine ligase, which yields MVKENICIVYGGKSAEHDVSKLTAQNVLNAIDKERYLVDIIYITNDGLWKKKENITEEIKEIESLNMTDIEAGEITILLKESRNGKPYDAIFPLLHGPNGEDGTIQGLFEVLDLPYVGNGVLAASSSMDKLVMKQLFEHRGLPQLPYISFLRSEYEKYEGNIIKLVKDKLTYPVFVKPANLGSSVGISKCNNEDELKSGIEEAFQFDRKLVIEQGINAREVEVAVLGNDYPETTWPGEVIKDVAFYDYKSKYKDGKISLQIPAELDEEVQMTLRNMALEAFKATDCSGLVRADFFVTEDNQIFINETNAMPGFTAFSMYPSLWENMGLSYSDLITKLIDLAKERHEDKKKNKYTID from the coding sequence ATGGTAAAAGAAAACATTTGTATCGTATATGGTGGTAAAAGTGCTGAACATGATGTTTCTAAATTGACTGCGCAAAATGTTCTTAATGCAATTGATAAAGAAAGATATTTAGTGGATATCATTTATATTACGAATGATGGCTTATGGAAGAAAAAAGAAAATATCACTGAGGAAATTAAAGAAATTGAATCCCTAAATATGACAGATATAGAAGCGGGCGAAATCACTATTTTGCTTAAAGAAAGTAGAAATGGTAAACCTTATGATGCAATATTCCCATTACTTCATGGCCCTAATGGTGAAGATGGTACAATTCAAGGGTTATTTGAAGTTCTTGATTTACCATATGTTGGAAACGGTGTACTAGCTGCATCAAGTTCAATGGATAAACTTGTCATGAAACAATTATTTGAACATAGAGGATTGCCTCAATTACCTTACATTAGTTTCTTAAGAAGTGAATATGAAAAATATGAGGGGAATATTATTAAACTCGTTAAAGATAAACTTACATATCCAGTATTCGTAAAACCTGCAAATCTTGGCTCAAGTGTAGGTATTAGTAAATGTAATAATGAGGATGAACTAAAATCAGGTATTGAGGAAGCTTTCCAATTTGACCGTAAACTCGTTATTGAGCAAGGTATTAATGCTCGCGAAGTTGAAGTAGCTGTATTGGGCAATGACTATCCTGAAACAACATGGCCAGGAGAAGTTATCAAAGATGTTGCATTCTATGATTACAAATCAAAATACAAAGACGGTAAAATCAGTTTACAAATTCCTGCAGAATTAGATGAAGAAGTGCAAATGACATTAAGAAACATGGCATTGGAAGCATTTAAAGCTACAGATTGTTCGGGATTAGTACGTGCGGATTTCTTTGTTACTGAAGACAATCAAATTTTTATTAATGAAACAAATGCAATGCCTGGATTTACAGCATTTAGTATGTATCCAAGTTTATGGGAGAATATGGGGTTATCTTATTCTGACCTAATCACAAAATTAATTGACCTAGCTAAAGAACGTCACGAGGATAAAAAGAAAAACAAATACACAATTGACTAA
- a CDS encoding UDP-N-acetylmuramoyl-tripeptide--D-alanyl-D-alanine ligase, which yields MIEVTLQQIQEWIPCDIDSQYLRQTIKGVTIDSRAIKTNMLFIPFKGENVDGHCFVSQALKDGAGASFYEKGHDIDDNVKGPIIWVDDTLIALQQLAKAYLKHVNPKVIGVTGSNGKTTTKDMIESVLHTEFKVKKTQGNYNNEIGLPLTILELDLDTEISILEMGMSGFHEIELLSNIAEPDIAVITNIGESHMQDLGSREGIAKAKSEITIGLKKEGTFIYDGDEPLLEPHVKKIKHAKCLSVGLKQDNALVCEVEHSENDGIAFSINGNEHYKLPILGIHNMKNAAIAIAIGHELGLKYETIQHNINHVQLTGMRMERHITDDDITIINDAYNASPTSMKAAIDTLSQMEGRKIIVLADSLELGENSRSMHEEVGAYLEGKNIHTLLTYGKDAKYISDIGGQFVDHVEYFIDKQQLTQYLINNLVANDKVLVKGSRGNKLEEVVNKLI from the coding sequence ATGATAGAAGTTACTTTACAGCAAATTCAGGAATGGATACCTTGTGATATTGATTCACAATATTTACGACAAACCATCAAAGGTGTGACGATCGATTCACGTGCAATCAAAACTAATATGTTATTTATACCATTTAAAGGTGAGAACGTAGATGGTCATTGCTTTGTTTCACAGGCGTTAAAAGATGGCGCTGGGGCTTCTTTCTATGAAAAGGGCCATGACATTGATGATAACGTGAAGGGACCTATTATATGGGTAGACGATACATTAATTGCGTTACAACAATTAGCTAAAGCATATCTTAAACATGTGAACCCTAAAGTAATAGGTGTTACTGGTTCAAACGGTAAAACAACTACAAAAGATATGATTGAGAGTGTATTACACACTGAATTTAAAGTAAAAAAAACGCAAGGTAATTACAATAATGAAATAGGCTTACCGTTAACTATTTTAGAGCTTGATTTAGATACAGAGATTTCAATATTAGAAATGGGTATGTCTGGATTCCATGAAATAGAATTACTTTCTAATATAGCAGAACCAGATATTGCTGTTATTACTAATATTGGTGAATCACATATGCAAGATTTAGGTTCTCGTGAAGGCATTGCTAAAGCTAAATCTGAAATAACAATTGGACTTAAAAAAGAAGGAACATTCATCTATGATGGTGATGAACCATTGCTTGAACCACATGTTAAAAAAATCAAACACGCTAAATGTTTAAGTGTAGGTTTGAAACAAGATAATGCTTTAGTATGCGAAGTAGAACATAGTGAAAATGATGGCATTGCTTTCTCTATTAACGGTAATGAACATTATAAATTACCTATTCTAGGAATCCATAATATGAAAAATGCAGCTATCGCTATTGCTATTGGTCATGAACTAGGACTTAAATATGAGACTATTCAACATAACATTAATCATGTTCAACTTACTGGTATGCGAATGGAACGCCATATTACTGATGATGATATTACTATCATAAATGATGCTTATAATGCCAGTCCTACAAGTATGAAAGCCGCAATTGATACTTTGAGTCAAATGGAAGGTAGAAAAATTATTGTACTTGCTGACTCACTTGAATTAGGGGAAAATAGTCGTTCAATGCACGAAGAGGTAGGCGCATATTTAGAAGGTAAAAACATCCATACATTATTAACATATGGCAAAGATGCAAAGTATATTAGTGATATTGGAGGACAATTTGTTGACCACGTTGAATATTTTATTGATAAACAACAATTAACTCAATATTTAATAAATAACTTAGTTGCTAACGACAAAGTTCTTGTAAAAGGTTCAAGAGGAAATAAACTTGAAGAAGTTGTAAATAAATTGATTTAA
- the cshA gene encoding degradosome RNA helicase CshA, translated as MQNFKELGISDKTVETLEAMGFKEPTPIQKDSIPYTLEGKDILGQAQTGTGKTGAFGIPLIEKVVGQSGVQALILAPTRELAMQVAEQLREFSRGQNVQVVTVFGGMPIDRQIKALKRGPQIVVGTPGRVIDHLNRRTLKTNGIHTLILDEADEMMNMGFIDDMRFIMDKIPAEQRQTMLFSATMPKAIQTLVQQFMKSPQIVKTMNNEMSDPQIDEYYTIVKELEKFDTFTNFLDVHQPELAIVFGRTKRRVDELTSALLSKGYKAEGLHGDITQAKRLEVLKKFKNDQIDILVATDVAARGLDISGVSHVYNFDIPQDTESYTHRIGRTGRAGKEGIAVTFVNPIEMDYIRQIEDSNGRRMNALRPPHRKEVLKAREDDIKDKVKNWMSRESEARLKRISSELLEEYDSTELVASLLQELVEANDEVEVQLTFEKPLARKNRQGKGNGSRRGGKRNNKFDNKNKRSKGNFNKKKGKKPDRRERQDKGRSTMKGRTFADLQK; from the coding sequence TTGCAAAATTTTAAAGAACTAGGGATTTCGGATAAAACAGTTGAGACCCTTGAAGCAATGGGCTTTAAGGAACCCACACCTATCCAAAAAGATAGTATCCCTTATACATTAGAAGGAAAAGACATCCTTGGACAAGCTCAAACTGGTACAGGTAAAACGGGAGCGTTCGGGATTCCTTTAATAGAAAAAGTTGTGGGTCAATCAGGTGTACAAGCGTTAATATTAGCACCTACAAGAGAATTGGCTATGCAAGTAGCTGAACAATTAAGAGAATTTAGCCGTGGTCAAAATGTACAAGTTGTAACGGTATTTGGTGGTATGCCAATCGATCGACAAATTAAAGCTTTAAAAAGAGGACCACAAATCGTTGTAGGTACACCAGGACGTGTCATTGACCACTTAAATAGACGTACATTAAAAACAAATGGTATTCATACATTGATTTTGGATGAAGCGGATGAAATGATGAACATGGGATTCATCGATGATATGAGATTCATTATGGATAAAATTCCAGCTGAACAAAGACAAACAATGTTATTCTCAGCAACAATGCCTAAAGCAATCCAAACTTTAGTACAACAATTCATGAAATCTCCTCAAATCGTTAAGACAATGAACAACGAAATGTCAGACCCTCAAATTGATGAATATTATACAATAGTGAAAGAGCTTGAAAAGTTCGATACATTTACTAATTTCTTAGATGTACACCAACCTGAATTAGCCATTGTCTTCGGTAGAACAAAACGTCGTGTGGATGAATTAACAAGTGCTTTATTATCTAAAGGATACAAAGCAGAAGGCTTACATGGTGATATCACACAAGCTAAACGTTTAGAAGTATTGAAGAAATTTAAAAATGATCAAATCGATATATTAGTTGCTACAGACGTTGCGGCACGTGGTTTAGATATTTCAGGTGTAAGTCATGTATATAACTTTGACATTCCTCAAGATACTGAAAGCTATACACATAGAATCGGACGTACAGGAAGAGCTGGTAAAGAAGGCATCGCTGTTACATTTGTAAATCCAATTGAAATGGATTACATCCGTCAAATTGAAGATTCAAATGGAAGACGCATGAACGCTTTAAGACCACCTCACCGAAAAGAAGTATTAAAAGCGCGTGAAGATGATATTAAAGATAAAGTGAAAAATTGGATGTCACGAGAAAGTGAAGCACGTTTGAAACGTATCTCAAGCGAGTTATTAGAAGAATATGATAGTACTGAATTAGTTGCATCATTACTACAAGAATTAGTAGAAGCAAATGATGAAGTGGAAGTACAATTAACATTTGAAAAACCATTAGCACGTAAAAATCGCCAAGGTAAAGGTAATGGATCACGTCGTGGTGGAAAACGTAATAACAAGTTCGATAATAAAAACAAACGTTCAAAAGGTAACTTTAATAAGAAAAAAGGTAAAAAACCTGACCGTCGTGAAAGACAAGACAAAGGTAGATCTACGATGAAAGGTCGAACATTCGCAGATTTACAAAAATAA
- a CDS encoding PH domain-containing protein, which produces MKVESSFHKSPKNALKYHWLNSGILFLIELIIIVALFSMWRYFNWYHLIVYILIFLVFISVIRLLLQPIINYKYRFYRVNDRNVEVKKTFIFKKHQITKIERLQFLEIKSNPILKLLNLNILIFVTAGHELKLPIVSEEEMNQLSEDIFIALRGADSDV; this is translated from the coding sequence ATGAAGGTAGAAAGTTCATTTCATAAGAGTCCTAAAAATGCACTGAAATACCACTGGCTTAATAGTGGTATCTTATTTTTAATAGAACTGATTATCATTGTTGCACTATTTTCAATGTGGCGATATTTTAATTGGTACCACCTTATTGTCTACATACTTATCTTCTTAGTCTTCATTTCGGTTATTCGTTTACTATTACAGCCCATTATTAATTATAAATATCGTTTTTATAGGGTTAATGATAGAAATGTCGAAGTTAAAAAGACTTTTATCTTTAAAAAACACCAAATAACTAAAATTGAACGGCTACAATTTTTAGAAATTAAAAGTAATCCTATTTTAAAGCTATTAAATTTAAATATTTTAATTTTTGTAACAGCGGGACATGAACTAAAATTACCAATTGTCTCAGAAGAAGAAATGAATCAATTATCAGAAGATATTTTTATAGCATTGCGAGGTGCTGATTCAGATGTTTAA